In Bacteroidia bacterium, a genomic segment contains:
- a CDS encoding GDP-mannose 4,6-dehydratase → MSAVQPPKKILVTGVAGFLGSNFLKKLIAEGHSVWGIDNLSMGKIENISEFLEHERFVFLEKDIVEPATFEELEETFDVIVHLAAFKIPRYGKAVDTLQINAKGTENLLEFARHKGTKCVLASTSDVYGMSPDIPFKETGNCVIGNSKVPRWGYAVSKLFDEHLALAYMESYGFPVVLLRFFGSYGPNQHLSWWGGPQSVFIDCILKDKVIPIHGDGQQTRTFTFVEDTVAGIYAATMKEEANGEIFNIGANQEITILGLAELLKRISGTPGELKVELIPYDQIAQGRQYQDVMRRVPDTSKAEQILGVKAQYGLEEGMRRTLEWQKKIIEQEIAI, encoded by the coding sequence ATGTCTGCAGTTCAACCACCTAAAAAAATTCTGGTTACCGGTGTTGCCGGGTTTCTTGGTTCCAATTTCCTTAAAAAGCTCATCGCTGAAGGTCATTCTGTATGGGGAATTGACAACCTTTCCATGGGTAAAATCGAAAATATCAGCGAATTTCTGGAACATGAGCGTTTCGTTTTTCTGGAAAAAGATATCGTTGAGCCAGCGACCTTCGAAGAACTGGAAGAAACCTTTGATGTGATTGTTCACCTTGCCGCTTTCAAAATCCCACGGTATGGTAAAGCGGTCGATACCCTTCAGATCAATGCAAAAGGCACAGAAAACCTGCTGGAATTTGCCCGTCATAAGGGGACAAAGTGCGTTCTGGCTTCTACTTCCGATGTATATGGAATGAGCCCTGATATTCCGTTTAAGGAAACCGGCAACTGTGTGATCGGCAACTCCAAAGTGCCTCGTTGGGGATATGCGGTTTCCAAGTTGTTTGACGAACATCTCGCACTGGCTTATATGGAGTCCTACGGCTTCCCCGTGGTGCTGCTGCGCTTTTTTGGCTCCTATGGCCCCAATCAGCACCTTTCCTGGTGGGGCGGTCCACAGTCTGTTTTTATCGACTGTATTCTGAAAGACAAAGTAATCCCGATCCATGGTGACGGTCAGCAGACCCGGACCTTTACTTTTGTGGAGGATACGGTTGCTGGTATTTATGCAGCCACCATGAAAGAAGAAGCCAATGGAGAAATTTTCAATATCGGAGCCAACCAGGAAATCACGATCCTCGGACTCGCAGAATTGCTGAAAAGAATTTCAGGCACTCCGGGAGAACTGAAGGTAGAACTGATTCCCTACGACCAGATTGCACAGGGAAGACAATACCAGGATGTCATGCGCAGAGTTCCCGATACGTCTAAAGCAGAGCAGATCCTCGGTGTAAAGGCCCAGTATGGTTTGGAAGAAGGTATGCGTCGTACGCTGGAATGGCAGAAAAAAATTATTGAACAAGAAATAGCGATATGA
- a CDS encoding glycosyltransferase family 39 protein → MPLRTDEGYTMASISSGFLLAIKRAVVFENYPPLYFGLLAIWSIISKSYFWGRMFSVLSITGAALLIPELGKRYLPKVAPVWMVCALSLNPMVIVHQVDMRCYAFLIFLSAISLILFYDGYLSENPNRKARWFYILVAVISLYTHYFSGFLLAANGAVLVVTQNWKMVKNYLLDMIIPAIALAALIPFIPGQFENQHHEADSGTLGSTIIFSIKVVESFLLETDAVSPIPEFLKNSLPLLIAGILLFALTLNIKELKYFFRSEERYIVIIFCCLLLFISAIFFLFGRSVAQLKYIIFLSIPTIFLFFYALSLKDRKWMIPVGGGILMTSYFIITPLQFFPPIKTEDYKAVGAYLEEKAKPGEPILVFENIHELVLKHHYNGQNQLYPFPVEVNLNEAWNHKKWSLKSNEQVEMFFKEKINNPEYFWLVGHEKTINQNVPLNNHYLEEYLAKNYETLEYKHFRYMINVRYLKKKE, encoded by the coding sequence TTGCCCTTAAGAACGGACGAGGGTTATACGATGGCATCCATATCCTCCGGGTTCCTCCTGGCAATTAAGCGAGCTGTTGTTTTTGAAAACTACCCGCCACTCTACTTTGGATTACTGGCGATATGGAGTATCATAAGCAAAAGTTATTTCTGGGGGCGAATGTTTTCTGTATTATCCATCACTGGTGCAGCCTTATTGATCCCTGAACTGGGGAAAAGATATTTGCCGAAAGTGGCACCGGTCTGGATGGTTTGTGCTTTGTCCTTAAACCCGATGGTCATTGTACATCAGGTAGATATGCGCTGTTATGCTTTTCTTATATTCCTTTCAGCCATTTCACTTATTCTGTTTTATGATGGCTATCTGAGCGAAAATCCAAACCGGAAAGCCCGCTGGTTTTATATACTTGTTGCGGTAATAAGTCTGTACACTCACTATTTCAGCGGATTTCTATTGGCTGCCAATGGAGCGGTTCTCGTTGTTACGCAAAACTGGAAAATGGTCAAAAACTACCTGCTGGATATGATCATTCCGGCCATTGCACTGGCCGCCCTCATTCCTTTTATCCCCGGGCAGTTTGAAAACCAACATCATGAGGCGGATTCTGGCACATTGGGCAGTACAATCATTTTTTCAATCAAAGTGGTGGAGAGTTTTTTATTAGAAACAGATGCGGTTTCCCCCATACCAGAATTTCTCAAAAATTCCCTGCCTTTATTGATAGCCGGAATCCTGCTATTCGCGCTAACACTCAATATAAAGGAGTTGAAATACTTCTTCCGCAGCGAGGAACGATATATTGTTATTATCTTCTGCTGCCTGTTATTGTTTATATCCGCGATATTTTTCCTCTTTGGCAGATCAGTTGCACAACTCAAGTATATCATTTTCCTCTCGATTCCTACCATTTTCCTATTCTTTTATGCACTCTCTCTGAAAGACCGGAAATGGATGATTCCGGTGGGGGGAGGTATCCTTATGACTTCGTACTTTATCATCACACCCTTACAGTTTTTCCCTCCTATCAAAACGGAGGACTACAAAGCAGTAGGGGCATATCTGGAGGAAAAAGCAAAACCGGGAGAGCCCATTCTTGTTTTTGAAAATATCCATGAGTTGGTTCTAAAACACCATTACAACGGCCAAAACCAATTGTATCCTTTCCCGGTAGAAGTAAATCTCAATGAAGCCTGGAATCATAAAAAATGGTCCTTAAAAAGCAATGAGCAGGTAGAGATGTTTTTTAAAGAGAAAATCAATAACCCCGAATATTTCTGGCTGGTAGGGCATGAAAAAACCATTAATCAGAATGTACCACTTAACAATCACTATCTGGAGGAATACCTTGCGAAGAACTATGAGACCCTGGAATACAAACATTTCAGATATATGATAAATGTTAGATATCTGAAGAAAAAGGAGTAA
- a CDS encoding alginate lyase family protein, with product MNISWYLNRLKTMSVPELAFRMDQMLNRRINKMKFQGYFPEKSLVFLPEKILDTENIHFSSEDTHFEILGLDWDYSEMIDWHKDIRTQGIFPRVFCRNVNTRSDENGIAKYVWEPNRHQFLTRLAMQFKTTGNRKYLKLFQTILESWIVENPYLIGVNWYSNIEVNVRLITWFLCWEILDVNTLMEEDPAFDAFVKSRWIPTIYLHCKYSHDFPSKFTSANNHRISEGVGLFIASAYWKFPESPKWNREAKKVVETELLKQHAPSGVNREETSEYIQFITDFFLIAMVVGEKTGNKLSTESYDRFRLILEYIYHLMDVRGKINHYGDGDDGRTFILEEDKESFNNYSSLLTSGAILYGDQAFKARGNGFDLKNQILFGREGEDKYDSVKDVFQVRSSKFYREDGHFIFRKEEGGGREILLHFDVAPLGYLGIAAHGHADALSFYMGVDGKFIFIDPGTFSYHTDMDWRNYFISTLAHNTICVDGKNQALRGGPTMWTDHYNPRVLEVKESGAVETVSGSHDGYESSGVKHKRRIDFDRKRNLFLITDSVEITDDKEHLIQIPFHLHPEVQVNDLGENRFTLLAEGARAVHLVLDKKLNPGMVSGQTHPILGWYSSSFYKKTACPVILSELTTSQSFEITTEIHVDESID from the coding sequence ATGAACATCTCCTGGTATTTAAACCGACTAAAAACCATGTCGGTGCCTGAACTTGCCTTCAGGATGGATCAAATGCTCAACCGCCGGATTAATAAGATGAAGTTTCAGGGCTATTTTCCTGAAAAATCTCTCGTTTTTCTCCCTGAAAAAATTCTGGATACAGAAAACATCCATTTCTCTTCCGAAGACACTCATTTTGAGATACTCGGCCTGGATTGGGACTACTCAGAAATGATTGACTGGCATAAAGATATCCGTACACAGGGTATCTTCCCGCGTGTTTTTTGCCGAAACGTCAATACGCGTTCTGATGAAAATGGTATTGCCAAATATGTTTGGGAGCCCAACCGGCACCAGTTTCTCACCCGCCTGGCCATGCAATTTAAAACCACGGGTAACCGCAAGTACCTCAAGTTGTTTCAAACGATCCTCGAATCATGGATCGTGGAGAACCCCTATCTGATAGGGGTAAACTGGTACAGTAATATTGAGGTGAATGTACGGCTTATCACCTGGTTTCTCTGCTGGGAAATTCTTGATGTGAATACATTAATGGAGGAAGATCCCGCTTTTGATGCTTTTGTCAAGTCCCGTTGGATCCCGACTATTTACCTCCATTGTAAATATAGTCATGACTTTCCCTCCAAATTTACTTCTGCCAATAATCACCGTATCAGTGAAGGCGTCGGACTGTTTATCGCATCAGCTTATTGGAAATTTCCGGAATCTCCCAAGTGGAACCGGGAAGCTAAAAAGGTTGTGGAAACTGAACTCCTCAAACAGCATGCACCTTCAGGGGTGAATCGGGAGGAAACCTCCGAGTATATTCAGTTTATTACTGATTTTTTCCTCATCGCCATGGTTGTAGGGGAAAAAACAGGTAATAAATTATCAACAGAATCGTACGATCGATTTCGTCTCATTCTCGAATATATCTATCATCTGATGGATGTCAGGGGTAAAATCAATCATTATGGTGATGGAGATGACGGGCGTACCTTTATTTTGGAAGAAGATAAGGAATCTTTCAACAATTACAGTTCTCTTCTGACATCTGGTGCGATCCTGTATGGAGACCAGGCTTTTAAAGCCCGGGGCAATGGGTTTGACCTGAAAAATCAGATACTTTTTGGTCGGGAGGGTGAAGATAAATACGACAGTGTGAAAGATGTGTTCCAGGTCAGAAGCTCCAAGTTTTACCGGGAAGATGGCCACTTTATCTTTCGCAAGGAAGAAGGCGGCGGAAGGGAAATTCTTCTCCACTTTGATGTTGCGCCTCTGGGGTATCTTGGGATTGCGGCTCACGGGCATGCTGATGCGCTTTCGTTTTATATGGGTGTGGACGGGAAATTTATTTTCATTGACCCGGGAACCTTCTCCTATCATACGGATATGGACTGGCGAAATTATTTCATCAGTACGCTGGCCCACAATACCATCTGTGTAGATGGAAAAAACCAGGCGTTACGCGGCGGCCCGACGATGTGGACAGATCATTACAATCCCCGCGTACTGGAAGTGAAAGAGAGTGGCGCAGTTGAGACGGTTTCGGGATCTCATGATGGGTATGAATCCAGTGGCGTGAAACATAAGCGGCGGATCGATTTTGACCGCAAACGCAATCTTTTCCTGATTACAGATTCTGTCGAAATCACAGATGATAAAGAACACCTGATTCAAATACCCTTTCACCTTCACCCGGAAGTACAGGTGAATGATCTGGGCGAAAACCGGTTTACACTTCTCGCAGAAGGTGCCCGGGCGGTGCATTTGGTGCTCGACAAAAAACTGAACCCCGGCATGGTTTCCGGACAAACTCACCCGATACTGGGATGGTACTCTTCGTCTTTTTACAAAAAGACGGCCTGCCCGGTTATTTTATCAGAACTTACCACTTCCCAATCATTTGAAATTACAACTGAAATTCATGTAGATGAGAGTATTGATTGA
- a CDS encoding DUF354 domain-containing protein: protein MRVLIDINHPAHVHLFKNFAWVMQSRGHKVLFTTREKEISHVLLQNLGFEYICLGKHYKKALGKLWGIVKYDVQLWGVALKFKPDIFISMGSIYGSHASFLVGKPNILLQDTEHATLQHKLTVPFCDVMLNPVCFHRELNSKKQMFYQGYHELAYLHKNYFEPDPAILDELGVKEGEKFVIVRLVSWTANHDVGHNGISLENKIKAVKAFAKHARVFITSEDTLPEELRPYQIKIKPERVHHALYYASLLFGESATMASECAMLGTPSIFLDNDGRGYTDEQEEKYQLVYNFTESPEDQEKAIARALEILQMENIKEEWAQRTQKMLDEKIDVTGFLVWFVEKYPQSLQQWRENPDYQYEFQ from the coding sequence ATGAGAGTATTGATTGATATTAATCATCCCGCTCACGTTCATTTGTTTAAAAACTTTGCATGGGTCATGCAAAGCCGTGGCCACAAAGTACTTTTTACCACAAGGGAAAAGGAAATCTCCCATGTATTGCTTCAAAACCTCGGATTTGAATACATATGCCTGGGCAAACACTACAAAAAAGCGCTGGGCAAACTTTGGGGCATCGTCAAATACGACGTACAACTCTGGGGAGTTGCCTTGAAATTTAAGCCGGATATATTTATTAGTATGGGTTCTATTTATGGTTCTCATGCTTCTTTTCTGGTCGGAAAACCGAATATCCTTCTTCAGGATACGGAGCACGCTACCCTTCAGCACAAGCTGACGGTTCCTTTCTGCGATGTCATGCTCAACCCGGTGTGTTTTCACCGTGAGCTCAACAGCAAAAAGCAGATGTTTTATCAGGGGTACCACGAACTGGCATACCTTCACAAAAACTACTTTGAGCCCGATCCTGCCATATTGGATGAGTTGGGCGTAAAAGAAGGCGAAAAGTTTGTGATCGTAAGGCTGGTCTCCTGGACGGCCAATCACGATGTCGGCCATAACGGTATCTCTCTGGAAAATAAAATCAAGGCGGTCAAAGCATTTGCAAAACATGCCCGGGTATTTATTACTTCTGAGGATACACTTCCTGAAGAGCTTCGGCCTTACCAGATCAAAATCAAGCCTGAGAGAGTACATCATGCGCTGTATTACGCCAGCCTTTTGTTTGGCGAAAGTGCCACGATGGCCTCCGAATGCGCTATGCTTGGTACGCCTTCTATTTTCCTAGACAATGATGGCCGCGGATACACTGATGAGCAGGAGGAAAAATACCAGTTGGTGTACAACTTCACCGAATCTCCCGAAGACCAGGAAAAAGCGATAGCCAGGGCGCTGGAAATCCTTCAAATGGAAAATATCAAGGAAGAGTGGGCGCAAAGGACACAGAAAATGCTCGATGAGAAGATCGATGTGACGGGTTTTCTGGTCTGGTTTGTGGAAAAATACCCGCAGAGCCTGCAGCAATGGCGCGAAAATCCTGATTACCAGTATGAGTTTCAGTAG
- a CDS encoding sulfotransferase → MADLTPFTGPLFISGMPRSGTKLLRDLVNNHSKISIPTHESHLIPWMIRNFGIDFDLNQTQNLERAVAAFRTTKFFGNYPEKAEKINAEHIRNFSPNITWRVFFEYLFRLTAPEKSGDFIWGDKTPGYILHYDLLRRIFPDAKFVHIIRDPRDYALSVKNAWGRSMYRAAHRWNETMHSIRQKAAQGGEYLEIRYEDLLENPSKILSQICTFAGVSYEEGMDQLQRVTENLGEAKGQKTIMSGNKNKFLERIPQKKLKRIEELVCTEAEKLSYEMVNPVNYRPLTKNEMFFLRIYDGFSSARFHMGERGLAKGMQYFLKLHRQGSWRQVEVSH, encoded by the coding sequence ATGGCTGATTTAACGCCTTTTACTGGCCCTTTGTTTATTTCCGGTATGCCCAGAAGCGGCACAAAGCTTCTGCGGGATCTGGTCAATAACCACTCAAAAATTTCTATTCCTACCCATGAGAGTCATCTGATACCCTGGATGATCAGAAATTTTGGGATAGATTTTGATCTCAACCAAACACAAAATCTTGAGCGAGCAGTTGCGGCTTTTCGCACTACAAAATTCTTCGGGAATTATCCCGAAAAAGCGGAAAAAATAAATGCTGAGCACATTCGGAATTTTTCGCCCAATATCACATGGCGTGTTTTCTTTGAATACCTTTTCCGGCTTACTGCTCCGGAAAAATCCGGAGACTTTATCTGGGGAGATAAGACACCCGGGTACATCCTTCACTATGATCTGTTAAGAAGAATTTTTCCGGATGCAAAATTTGTCCATATTATTCGGGACCCAAGAGATTACGCCTTGTCAGTCAAAAATGCCTGGGGACGAAGTATGTATCGTGCAGCCCACCGATGGAATGAGACTATGCATTCTATACGCCAAAAGGCTGCCCAGGGCGGAGAATATCTGGAAATTCGCTATGAGGACTTGCTGGAGAACCCATCGAAGATTCTGAGCCAGATCTGCACTTTTGCCGGAGTTTCATATGAGGAAGGAATGGACCAGTTGCAACGGGTGACCGAAAACCTTGGCGAAGCCAAAGGCCAGAAAACTATAATGTCGGGTAATAAGAATAAATTTCTCGAACGCATTCCCCAAAAGAAACTTAAGCGAATAGAAGAACTGGTATGTACCGAAGCTGAAAAGCTATCCTATGAAATGGTAAACCCAGTTAACTACCGGCCACTCACAAAAAATGAGATGTTCTTCCTCCGAATATATGATGGATTTTCTTCTGCCCGGTTTCACATGGGAGAAAGAGGTCTTGCCAAAGGTATGCAGTATTTTCTCAAACTTCACCGTCAGGGAAGCTGGCGACAGGTTGAGGTTTCACACTAG
- a CDS encoding glycosyltransferase family 4 protein, giving the protein MQIFYLSNSLIPSTKANSIQVMKMCQAFSNQGHEVVLYCRKPPKEEKPEEIFRYYGIETQFRIESIHLPRVPFLSRIIFSLLVLWRLRKEKSDGTIYGRDRYLLGAISMLGLLRRPFAFEAHTPPSDGFQTYLQRKIFSHRKFVRLVVISEALKNEYLRQYGNLLEGKIIVAHDGADGAQIPDKLILNENSFPERSTFKVGYIGHLYPGKGMEMIARLPALLPEVEFHVVGGNPEDISKWKNTINAANLIFHGFVAPEKVYDYMAEFDVMLMPYQPNVIVGTKKIDIGSWMSPLKLFEYMGGGKPIIASDLPVLREVLTDGRNALLVDATNPDSWAEKINILRQDSRLRRKIAENAQHDFFNVYTWDKRAEHILEHIA; this is encoded by the coding sequence ATGCAAATATTTTATCTTAGCAATTCCCTCATCCCTTCGACTAAAGCCAACAGTATCCAGGTAATGAAGATGTGTCAGGCATTTTCCAATCAGGGGCATGAAGTAGTTCTCTACTGCCGCAAACCCCCAAAAGAAGAAAAGCCTGAGGAAATCTTCCGTTATTACGGAATCGAAACTCAATTCCGTATCGAAAGCATCCATCTTCCCCGTGTTCCCTTTCTTAGCAGGATTATTTTCTCCTTATTGGTACTTTGGCGACTGCGAAAAGAAAAATCGGATGGAACGATTTATGGCCGCGACCGCTATCTGCTGGGGGCCATAAGTATGTTAGGACTTTTGCGAAGACCATTTGCATTTGAAGCTCATACGCCCCCATCCGATGGATTCCAAACCTATCTTCAGAGGAAAATTTTCAGTCACAGAAAGTTTGTTCGCCTGGTGGTCATTTCGGAGGCTTTGAAAAATGAATATTTGAGACAATACGGAAATCTTCTTGAAGGAAAAATCATTGTGGCGCATGATGGTGCTGATGGAGCCCAGATTCCAGATAAGCTGATTTTGAATGAAAACTCTTTCCCTGAACGAAGTACTTTTAAAGTCGGCTATATTGGCCATCTCTATCCTGGTAAAGGAATGGAAATGATCGCCCGTCTACCCGCATTACTCCCCGAAGTAGAATTTCATGTTGTAGGCGGGAACCCGGAAGATATTTCCAAGTGGAAAAACACAATCAATGCTGCCAATTTGATTTTTCATGGTTTTGTAGCACCTGAAAAAGTCTATGATTATATGGCCGAATTTGATGTCATGCTTATGCCTTATCAGCCAAATGTAATCGTTGGCACTAAAAAAATTGATATAGGAAGCTGGATGTCACCGTTGAAATTGTTTGAATATATGGGTGGTGGCAAGCCCATTATTGCTTCAGATTTGCCTGTATTGAGAGAGGTACTTACGGACGGAAGAAATGCGCTGTTGGTAGATGCGACGAATCCTGATTCCTGGGCTGAAAAAATCAACATCCTCCGCCAGGACTCCCGATTAAGAAGAAAGATTGCAGAGAATGCACAACACGACTTTTTTAACGTTTATACCTGGGATAAACGCGCTGAACATATCCTTGAACATATAGCATAA
- a CDS encoding right-handed parallel beta-helix repeat-containing protein, with protein MYSKMQKQILALVLCLLYCFLFTGLQARNYYIASNGDDGNNGYYPSNGSGGNGPWKSLNKVNSTSFKAGDSILFRRGDSWSNVGFKANNSGNPGAYVVYGAYGSGNKPAFINEGLNIDGSWIAVENMVFRNASSNGIARSNGQHIIIRNCEVFGAGQNGIRIKGLGFSGFEDILVEDCYVEGSSIDNFTCHKGASKAEAGYGIIFRNNIAVGAGEEGFDCTTGSQILFEGNSSHDNSAGSIVTGHGVHDVIIRKHFSYNDLDALKVKKTNNIRFEYSVFLGNKNLMKLSQNPGEGSANNLEIYNCIFWQTGSSTFLSAEQTESNVTFKNNVFGASNSSPLFNLKNSEKLGSGGHFNFDYNFYFKPNANIGTPFFSTGGKTYSLQDLKSQFSNEQNGLFGDPEFINGISGISDVNDFLISAGSPLINRGVNVGATSDYFDTPLAYNEVPDIGIAEFGSAIGDQFPVEWLSFTGSPDYLLKKIDLKWATARESNNSGFEVQRSVDQLVFEDLFSVTAVGNSTKTTEYTAEDIDPIEGDMYYRIKQIDFDGAVAYSSVIKINYDPGKNQGIAVFPTQLPVGSTITITVPVEGTTTVIARIFDTNGRKLASKQIRTESGMVKYRIPDFIPEGYYILSVKVGMEQRSFQIWIQRD; from the coding sequence ATGTATTCTAAAATGCAAAAACAAATCCTTGCTCTGGTTTTGTGCTTGCTTTATTGTTTTCTTTTTACCGGCCTTCAGGCCCGCAATTATTACATTGCTTCCAATGGAGATGATGGCAACAACGGCTATTATCCCTCCAATGGAAGTGGTGGAAACGGTCCCTGGAAATCTCTCAACAAGGTGAATTCAACTTCATTTAAAGCTGGAGACTCTATCCTGTTCCGTCGTGGTGATTCCTGGTCAAATGTCGGGTTCAAGGCAAATAATTCTGGTAACCCGGGAGCCTATGTCGTGTATGGAGCCTATGGGTCGGGTAATAAGCCTGCTTTTATCAATGAGGGACTTAATATTGATGGCAGTTGGATTGCTGTTGAAAATATGGTTTTCCGCAACGCATCATCCAATGGAATTGCCCGTTCCAACGGTCAGCATATTATTATCCGCAATTGTGAAGTTTTTGGTGCAGGACAAAATGGAATCCGTATCAAAGGATTGGGTTTTTCCGGTTTTGAGGACATTCTGGTGGAAGATTGTTATGTAGAAGGTTCCTCAATCGACAATTTTACCTGCCACAAGGGCGCCAGTAAAGCTGAGGCTGGGTACGGCATAATCTTTCGCAATAATATAGCGGTTGGTGCAGGAGAAGAAGGTTTTGATTGCACTACGGGAAGCCAAATACTCTTCGAAGGAAACTCTTCTCATGACAATTCAGCCGGAAGTATTGTTACTGGTCATGGCGTACACGATGTGATTATCCGGAAACACTTTTCTTATAACGATCTGGATGCACTAAAGGTGAAAAAAACCAATAATATTCGCTTCGAATATTCAGTGTTTCTGGGAAATAAAAACCTGATGAAGCTTTCTCAGAATCCGGGCGAAGGTTCTGCCAACAACCTCGAAATTTATAACTGCATTTTCTGGCAAACAGGTTCCTCTACATTTCTATCTGCCGAACAAACAGAGAGTAATGTAACTTTTAAGAACAATGTCTTTGGGGCAAGCAATTCCTCACCTTTATTCAACTTGAAAAATAGTGAAAAGCTTGGTTCTGGCGGACATTTTAACTTTGATTACAATTTTTACTTTAAACCTAACGCTAATATCGGGACACCGTTTTTCTCAACTGGCGGGAAAACCTATTCTTTGCAGGATCTGAAAAGTCAGTTTTCAAATGAGCAAAATGGCCTTTTCGGTGATCCTGAATTCATTAATGGTATTTCTGGAATCAGTGATGTTAATGACTTCCTGATCAGTGCTGGTTCCCCTCTTATCAATCGCGGTGTGAATGTAGGTGCAACTTCTGACTATTTCGATACGCCATTGGCCTATAATGAGGTTCCTGACATTGGTATAGCTGAGTTTGGTTCAGCTATAGGGGATCAATTTCCGGTCGAGTGGCTTTCCTTTACCGGATCCCCAGACTATCTGCTTAAAAAAATAGACCTGAAATGGGCTACAGCAAGAGAATCCAACAATAGTGGTTTTGAGGTTCAGCGGTCCGTGGATCAGTTAGTATTTGAAGACTTGTTTTCAGTGACCGCAGTAGGTAATTCAACCAAAACCACCGAGTATACTGCTGAAGATATTGATCCTATTGAAGGTGATATGTACTATCGAATAAAGCAAATAGATTTTGATGGCGCGGTCGCATATTCATCGGTAATAAAGATCAATTATGATCCTGGGAAAAATCAGGGAATAGCCGTTTTTCCAACCCAATTGCCTGTTGGATCAACTATTACGATTACGGTGCCCGTTGAGGGGACCACAACCGTGATCGCCAGGATATTTGATACCAATGGCAGGAAACTCGCTTCCAAGCAAATAAGAACGGAGAGCGGAATGGTGAAATACCGTATTCCCGATTTTATACCTGAGGGGTATTATATCCTCAGCGTTAAGGTCGGGATGGAACAACGGTCTTTCCAGATATGGATTCAACGGGATTAG
- a CDS encoding glycosyltransferase family 4 protein, whose translation MRILINVPDLNVIGGKANYYTALKPQFTKDVSYFTYGSRGKKAGKISTMIRMVTDYFNFFKTIRRNQPDLVLLNPSLEFKGFFRDGIFFFIASLFPVKIVVFWRGWSPTFEKTATSKYWWFMKRTFMKADATIVLAQEFVEKVKKWGFTKPVYKETTVVDQRLVDGLTEIQVIEKIQDDSEVNLLFLARLERNKGIFEILESYEALKPRFPNLTLSIAGIGGAYQEVESFIQSHNLNDVEMLGFVQDDAKNAAFHHADIYLFPSTHGEGMPNSLLEAMGCGLPVITTPNAGIKDFFEEGKMGLILEEVTSAKLTQKIEQLLEDQTLRTKISTHNFQYASTRFYASVVAGRLENICSEVLANPVESISGKTVVPSRP comes from the coding sequence TTGCGCATACTAATTAATGTACCAGACCTGAATGTAATTGGCGGCAAAGCCAATTATTACACTGCTCTTAAACCCCAGTTTACAAAGGATGTGTCTTATTTTACGTACGGTTCCCGCGGAAAAAAAGCAGGGAAAATCAGTACTATGATTCGTATGGTTACAGATTATTTCAATTTTTTTAAAACCATTAGGAGGAATCAGCCAGATCTTGTACTACTCAACCCTTCGCTGGAATTTAAAGGGTTTTTCAGAGATGGCATATTCTTTTTTATTGCCTCTCTATTTCCCGTAAAAATTGTGGTTTTCTGGCGGGGATGGTCTCCAACATTTGAAAAAACCGCTACCTCCAAATACTGGTGGTTTATGAAAAGAACCTTTATGAAGGCGGATGCGACCATTGTTTTGGCCCAGGAATTTGTCGAAAAAGTAAAAAAATGGGGCTTTACAAAACCTGTTTATAAAGAAACCACTGTTGTCGATCAACGTCTGGTGGATGGGCTTACCGAAATTCAGGTTATTGAAAAAATACAGGACGATTCTGAAGTAAATTTACTTTTTCTGGCCCGTCTTGAAAGGAACAAGGGAATATTTGAAATATTGGAAAGCTATGAAGCATTAAAACCCCGTTTCCCAAACCTGACCCTTTCTATTGCAGGTATCGGAGGGGCCTACCAGGAGGTTGAATCTTTTATCCAGTCTCACAATCTGAATGATGTGGAAATGCTGGGATTCGTTCAGGACGACGCCAAAAATGCCGCTTTTCACCACGCCGATATATATCTTTTCCCTTCCACCCACGGTGAGGGTATGCCAAATTCCCTGTTGGAAGCAATGGGCTGTGGACTTCCGGTTATCACTACCCCAAATGCGGGCATTAAAGATTTTTTTGAAGAAGGAAAAATGGGACTGATTTTGGAGGAAGTCACTTCCGCAAAGCTAACTCAAAAAATTGAACAACTTCTGGAAGACCAAACACTTAGAACCAAAATCAGTACCCATAATTTCCAATACGCTTCGACCAGATTCTACGCCTCTGTAGTCGCAGGCAGATTAGAAAACATTTGCAGTGAGGTGCTCGCTAATCCCGTTGAATCCATATCTGGAAAGACCGTTGTTCCATCCCGACCTTAA